From Variovorax sp. J2L1-78, the proteins below share one genomic window:
- a CDS encoding ABC transporter substrate-binding protein translates to MKKTHRLSPQRRALLLAAGIGLMAPFAHAQANEDIVIGGSIPMTGVFAFAGIGINAGMADYVKIVNDAGGIKGRKLRYVPEDTGYKVDVSVAAFKKITSQNKVNLYYGDSTGFSKTINPELDRNGQILMAGASFATELNDPAKYPNQFLVGPDYTEQIGILLRHIAKEKPGAKVAFVYSDSEFGRDPIEASEAAAKKLGLSVPIKLMTPPGSVDVSTEVIKLRRAAPDYTIFHGYVLAPIPEFVQQGKQMGMTSQWMGTFWTMDSSTVMKMGEGADGFMGVMPYRYYYDTSAKSPMLEKIRAMRPEYQSTAYTQGFLTAMLFTEAAKRTLDAGKPLDGKNLKAALNTIKDFDTGGLIGTPITISGNSIPVGRVYKADMKAQKMVPASDWINLSK, encoded by the coding sequence ATGAAGAAGACTCACAGGCTCTCGCCCCAACGCCGCGCCCTGTTGCTCGCAGCCGGGATCGGACTGATGGCGCCGTTCGCGCACGCCCAGGCCAACGAGGACATCGTCATCGGCGGCTCGATCCCGATGACCGGCGTGTTCGCCTTCGCGGGCATCGGCATCAACGCGGGCATGGCCGACTACGTGAAGATCGTGAACGACGCGGGCGGCATCAAGGGCCGCAAGCTGCGCTATGTGCCGGAAGACACCGGCTACAAGGTCGACGTGTCGGTCGCGGCCTTCAAGAAGATCACAAGCCAGAACAAGGTCAACCTCTACTACGGCGACTCGACCGGCTTCTCGAAAACGATCAACCCCGAGCTCGACCGCAACGGCCAGATCCTGATGGCGGGGGCCTCCTTCGCCACCGAGCTCAACGACCCCGCCAAGTACCCGAACCAGTTCCTGGTCGGCCCCGACTACACCGAGCAGATCGGCATCCTGCTGCGCCACATCGCCAAGGAGAAGCCCGGCGCCAAGGTCGCCTTCGTGTACTCCGATTCCGAGTTCGGCCGCGACCCGATCGAGGCCAGCGAAGCCGCGGCGAAGAAGCTCGGCCTGTCGGTGCCGATCAAGCTCATGACGCCGCCGGGCAGCGTCGACGTGTCGACCGAGGTCATCAAGCTGCGCCGCGCCGCGCCCGACTACACGATCTTCCACGGCTACGTGCTGGCACCGATTCCGGAGTTCGTCCAACAGGGCAAACAGATGGGCATGACGAGCCAGTGGATGGGCACCTTCTGGACCATGGACAGCTCGACCGTCATGAAGATGGGCGAAGGCGCCGACGGCTTCATGGGCGTGATGCCCTACCGCTACTACTACGACACCTCGGCCAAGTCGCCGATGCTCGAGAAGATCCGCGCGATGCGGCCCGAGTACCAGAGCACGGCGTACACGCAGGGCTTCCTCACCGCGATGCTCTTCACCGAAGCAGCCAAGCGCACGCTCGATGCCGGCAAGCCGCTGGACGGCAAGAACCTCAAGGCGGCGCTCAACACCATCAAGGACTTCGACACCGGCGGCCTGATCGGCACGCCGATCACCATCAGCGGCAACTCGATCCCTGTGGGCCGCGTCTACAAGGCCGACATGAAGGCGCAGAAGATGGTGCCCGCGTCCGACTGGATCAACCTCAGCAAGTAA
- a CDS encoding ABC transporter ATP-binding protein, which yields MEAGAVMAGEIVLGVNNIEVVYNKVVQVLRGLSLAVPRGEIVALLGSNGAGKSTTLKAISGLLALEDGEVEAGRIEFNGRSTADRLPQQLVRDGLSHVMEGRRVFEDLTIEENLVAATYALTGRKDAKPDFDAVYSYFPRLHERRKGLAGYLSGGEQQMLAIGRALVAQPQLILLDEPSLGLSPKLVEDIFTIIARINAERGVSMLLVEQNATVALAVAHRGYIMENGKIVIDGSAERLASDPDVREFYLGVGGSGEARSFRAIKHYKRRKRWLS from the coding sequence ATGGAAGCAGGCGCGGTCATGGCGGGCGAGATCGTCCTCGGTGTGAACAACATCGAGGTCGTCTACAACAAGGTGGTGCAGGTGCTGCGCGGCCTGTCGCTGGCCGTGCCGCGCGGCGAGATCGTCGCGCTGCTGGGCAGCAACGGCGCAGGCAAGTCCACCACGCTGAAGGCCATCTCGGGCCTGCTCGCGCTGGAAGACGGCGAGGTCGAGGCCGGCCGCATCGAGTTCAACGGTCGCAGCACGGCCGACCGGCTGCCGCAGCAACTGGTGCGCGACGGGCTCAGCCATGTGATGGAAGGCCGCCGCGTCTTCGAGGACCTGACGATCGAGGAAAACCTGGTGGCCGCGACCTACGCGCTGACCGGCCGCAAGGACGCAAAGCCTGACTTCGACGCGGTCTACAGCTACTTTCCCCGCCTGCACGAGCGTCGCAAGGGGCTGGCGGGCTACCTCTCGGGCGGCGAACAGCAGATGCTCGCCATTGGCCGCGCGCTGGTCGCGCAACCACAGCTCATCCTGCTCGACGAACCCTCGCTGGGCCTGTCGCCCAAGCTGGTCGAGGACATCTTCACCATCATCGCGCGCATCAACGCGGAGCGCGGCGTGTCGATGCTGCTGGTGGAGCAGAACGCGACGGTGGCGCTGGCCGTGGCACACCGCGGCTACATCATGGAGAACGGCAAGATCGTGATTGACGGCAGCGCGGAACGGCTCGCGTCTGACCCCGACGTGCGGGAGTTCTACCTCGGCGTGGGCGGCAGTGGCGAGGCGCGCAGTTTCCGCGCCATCAAGCACTACAAGCGGCGCAAGCGGTGGCTGTCATGA
- a CDS encoding AMP-dependent synthetase/ligase, translating to MTLPHLTLPQMLREQARRTPAKVAIRQKDFGIWKPLSWQAYAERAMHVGLGLRAIGLAAGGHVGVLSENRTEWVLAQMGTGLVGGVTVGVYPTSPASEVAYVVGHADIEVIVCEDQEQTDKVIESLDSLPRLRRIVVIETKGLRNLAPEHRDKVTTFAEVERLGAASAVQGGGALIDAALAAQTLDDIGLMIYTSGSTGKPKGAMLSYRNIRGVVPGIVDRLGLDGDTTHLSYLPLCHVAEQMLTAFLPPYLGSQVNFGESIRTVQEDLREVAPSIFLGVPRIWEKLHASISIKLQETGRLQRGLFDRAWKRCEALATRPRAQWSSADRLAHAASYWLVLRALQNFIGLRRVKVALTGAAPIPLDVVRFFRTLGVPLVEVYGLTESSGMVTGHRPDDVVVGTVGPPTLGVEHRVADNGELLLRGDMVFAGYYKNDEATAQSIRDGWLHTGDVVRQEPNGHLRIVDRLKDIMITAGGKNLTPSEIENTMKGSPYIKECVIVAEGRKFVGALIQIDYETVGKWAEAQRIPFTNFRSLTEHADVLKLIGDEVARGNAKLAQVSHIRRFHLLAKELDHDDGDVTATMKVRRSAIYKSYASEIERLYV from the coding sequence ATGACATTGCCGCACCTCACCCTGCCTCAGATGCTGCGCGAACAGGCGCGGCGCACGCCCGCCAAGGTGGCGATCCGCCAGAAGGACTTCGGCATCTGGAAGCCATTGAGCTGGCAGGCCTACGCGGAGCGCGCGATGCACGTCGGGCTCGGCCTGCGCGCGATCGGGCTCGCGGCCGGCGGCCATGTCGGCGTGCTGTCGGAGAACCGCACCGAATGGGTCCTGGCGCAGATGGGCACCGGCCTGGTCGGCGGCGTGACGGTCGGCGTGTACCCGACCAGCCCGGCGAGCGAGGTCGCCTACGTGGTCGGCCATGCGGACATCGAAGTCATCGTCTGCGAGGACCAGGAGCAGACCGACAAGGTGATCGAGTCGCTCGACAGCCTGCCGCGCCTGCGGCGCATCGTGGTGATCGAGACCAAGGGCCTGCGCAACCTGGCACCGGAACATCGCGACAAGGTGACGACCTTTGCCGAGGTCGAGCGGCTCGGTGCCGCGTCGGCCGTGCAAGGCGGCGGTGCGCTGATCGATGCGGCACTCGCCGCGCAGACGCTCGACGACATCGGGCTGATGATCTACACGTCGGGCTCGACCGGCAAGCCGAAGGGCGCGATGCTGTCGTACCGCAACATCCGCGGCGTGGTGCCGGGCATCGTCGACCGGCTCGGCCTCGACGGCGACACCACGCACCTGTCGTACCTGCCGCTGTGCCACGTGGCCGAGCAGATGCTGACGGCCTTCTTGCCGCCCTACCTCGGCTCGCAGGTGAACTTCGGCGAGTCGATCCGCACCGTGCAGGAAGACCTGCGCGAGGTCGCGCCGAGCATCTTCCTCGGCGTGCCGCGCATCTGGGAGAAGCTGCACGCGTCGATCAGCATCAAGCTGCAGGAAACAGGCCGCCTGCAGCGCGGGCTGTTCGACCGCGCGTGGAAGCGCTGCGAGGCACTCGCCACCCGGCCGCGCGCGCAATGGTCGTCTGCCGACCGCCTGGCGCATGCCGCGAGCTACTGGCTGGTGCTGCGCGCGCTGCAGAACTTCATTGGCCTGCGCCGCGTGAAGGTGGCGCTGACCGGCGCGGCGCCGATTCCGCTGGACGTGGTGCGCTTCTTCCGCACCCTGGGCGTGCCGCTGGTCGAGGTGTACGGCCTGACCGAATCGAGCGGCATGGTGACCGGCCACCGTCCCGACGACGTGGTGGTTGGCACCGTCGGGCCGCCAACCCTTGGCGTGGAGCACCGCGTGGCCGACAACGGCGAACTGCTGCTGCGCGGCGACATGGTCTTCGCCGGCTACTACAAGAACGACGAGGCCACGGCGCAGTCGATCCGCGATGGCTGGCTGCACACCGGCGACGTGGTGCGGCAGGAGCCGAACGGCCACCTGCGCATCGTCGACCGGCTCAAGGACATCATGATCACCGCCGGCGGCAAGAACCTCACACCCTCGGAGATCGAGAACACGATGAAGGGCAGCCCCTATATCAAGGAATGCGTGATCGTGGCCGAGGGCCGCAAGTTCGTCGGCGCGCTGATCCAGATCGACTACGAGACCGTCGGCAAGTGGGCCGAGGCGCAGCGCATTCCCTTCACCAACTTCCGCTCGCTCACCGAGCATGCCGACGTGCTGAAGCTGATCGGCGACGAGGTGGCGCGCGGCAACGCCAAGCTTGCGCAGGTGTCGCACATCCGCCGCTTCCACCTGCTTGCCAAGGAACTGGACCACGACGACGGCGATGTCACCGCGACCATGAAGGTGCGGCGCTCCGCCATCTACAAGAGCTACGCGAGCGAGATCGAGAGGCTCTACGTCTGA
- the bdcA gene encoding SDR family oxidoreductase: MSVFKDKSVLVLGGSRGIGAAIVRRFVADGARVAFTYAGSPEAAKHLADETGSTAFLADSADRDAVIARVRDSGPLDVLVVNSGIAIFGDALEQDPDAVDRLFRINVHAPYHASVEAARQMPQGGRIIVIGSVNGDRMPVSGMASYALSKSALQGLARGLARDFGPRGITINIVQPGPIDTDANPENGPMKDLMHSFMAIKRHGRSEEVAGMVAWLAGPEAGFVTGAMHTIDGAFGA, encoded by the coding sequence ATGTCAGTGTTCAAGGACAAATCGGTTTTGGTGCTCGGCGGCAGCCGGGGCATTGGGGCGGCCATCGTACGGCGCTTCGTGGCGGACGGTGCGCGCGTGGCATTTACCTACGCCGGCTCGCCGGAAGCGGCCAAGCACCTGGCCGACGAAACAGGCAGCACCGCGTTTCTCGCGGACAGCGCCGATCGGGACGCGGTCATCGCCCGGGTTCGCGACAGCGGCCCGTTGGATGTGCTTGTGGTGAACTCCGGCATCGCCATCTTCGGCGATGCACTGGAGCAGGACCCCGACGCGGTGGATCGCCTGTTCCGTATCAATGTCCACGCGCCGTACCACGCCTCGGTGGAAGCGGCGCGGCAGATGCCGCAAGGTGGCCGGATCATCGTGATCGGTTCGGTGAACGGCGACCGCATGCCGGTCTCCGGCATGGCCTCCTATGCGCTGAGCAAATCCGCACTGCAAGGACTGGCGCGCGGGTTGGCACGCGATTTCGGCCCGCGCGGCATCACGATCAACATCGTGCAGCCGGGGCCGATCGATACCGACGCGAACCCGGAGAACGGACCGATGAAGGACCTGATGCACAGCTTCATGGCGATCAAGCGCCACGGCCGTTCGGAAGAAGTGGCGGGCATGGTGGCGTGGCTGGCAGGGCCGGAAGCCGGTTTCGTGACGGGGGCGATGCACACCATCGACGGTGCCTTCGGGGCCTGA
- a CDS encoding TetR/AcrR family transcriptional regulator, giving the protein MTTDILRTRGRPRGFDPEEAVATAQRLFHERGYDAVSVADLTKALGINPPSFYAAFGSKAGLYARILDRYAETGAIPLMEILGVDRPLAVSLAEVLEQAARSYAADPTATGCLVLEGTRCNDPQARDAACGFHVAAQDVIRRAIAERYPQDADRLADFVCTTMAGLSASARHGQSLDRLLATARLAGMALKQALPA; this is encoded by the coding sequence ATGACTACAGATATTTTGCGCACCCGTGGTCGGCCACGCGGTTTCGACCCGGAGGAAGCGGTCGCGACCGCGCAGCGCCTCTTCCACGAGCGCGGCTACGACGCGGTCAGCGTGGCGGACCTGACGAAGGCCCTGGGCATCAACCCGCCCAGCTTCTACGCGGCCTTCGGCAGCAAGGCCGGGCTGTACGCACGCATCCTCGATCGCTATGCCGAGACCGGTGCCATCCCGCTCATGGAGATCCTGGGGGTCGATCGCCCGTTGGCGGTGTCGCTGGCGGAAGTGCTGGAACAGGCGGCCCGCAGCTACGCCGCGGACCCCACCGCGACGGGCTGTCTGGTGTTGGAGGGCACACGCTGCAACGACCCGCAGGCGCGCGACGCGGCCTGCGGCTTTCATGTGGCTGCGCAAGACGTGATTCGCCGCGCCATCGCCGAACGCTACCCGCAGGACGCGGATCGGTTGGCGGATTTCGTTTGCACCACCATGGCCGGACTCTCGGCCAGCGCGCGCCACGGGCAAAGCCTGGACCGCCTCCTGGCCACCGCACGGCTCGCCGGCATGGCGCTCAAGCAGGCACTGCCTGCGTAG
- a CDS encoding amidase — MAAARPDIATLRARIARGELSHEAVVAQALEGASADAAKHVFTRLYGDAALAAARHADASRAAGVALPALAGLPITVKDLYDVAGETTMAGSVVCAGEPAATADAVAVARLRTAGAAIVGKTNMTEFAFSGVGINPHHGTPRNPADIAVARIPGGSSSGAAVSVALGLAVAGLGSDTGGSIRIPAALCGLVGFKSTQSRVPRTGAFELARSLDTVCAMTRSVADCLLVDAAIADTPLAVRRRPLQGLRLAVPRTLMFDGIEPAVAQAFDRALDVLSAAGAIVVDIPLAELAEIAQINAPGGFSPVEASAVHRTRIGAQRARFDPRVAARVDLGMSVSAADYIVMQDRRRDWIGRVEGAIGDFDALLCPTVPIVAPAIEALATDEAFFKANGLLLRNTFAINFLDGCSFSLPCQREGELPVGLMLSSVHGDDARLAAVALAVEAALQAD; from the coding sequence ATGGCCGCCGCCCGCCCGGACATCGCGACCCTGCGCGCCCGCATCGCGCGGGGCGAACTGTCGCACGAAGCCGTCGTCGCGCAGGCGCTCGAAGGCGCTTCCGCTGACGCGGCGAAGCACGTCTTCACGCGGCTCTACGGCGACGCGGCGCTGGCCGCCGCGCGCCATGCCGATGCGTCGCGAGCGGCCGGTGTGGCGCTGCCCGCGCTGGCCGGACTGCCGATCACCGTGAAGGACCTGTACGACGTGGCCGGCGAGACCACGATGGCCGGCTCCGTCGTGTGCGCCGGCGAGCCCGCCGCGACGGCGGACGCGGTGGCCGTCGCGCGCCTGCGCACGGCCGGCGCGGCGATCGTCGGCAAGACCAACATGACCGAATTCGCCTTCTCGGGCGTCGGCATCAACCCGCACCATGGCACGCCGCGCAACCCGGCCGACATCGCGGTGGCGCGCATCCCCGGCGGCTCGTCGTCGGGCGCGGCGGTGTCCGTCGCGCTGGGCCTGGCGGTGGCGGGGCTGGGCTCCGACACGGGCGGCTCGATCCGCATCCCGGCCGCGCTGTGCGGCCTGGTCGGCTTCAAGAGCACGCAGTCGCGCGTGCCGCGCACCGGCGCCTTCGAGCTCGCTCGCTCGCTCGACACCGTGTGCGCGATGACGCGCAGCGTGGCCGATTGCCTGCTGGTCGACGCCGCCATCGCCGACACGCCGCTCGCGGTCCGCCGCCGGCCGCTGCAGGGCCTGCGCCTGGCGGTGCCGCGCACGCTGATGTTCGACGGCATCGAGCCGGCCGTGGCCCAGGCCTTCGACCGCGCACTGGACGTGCTGTCGGCCGCCGGCGCCATCGTGGTGGACATCCCGCTGGCCGAACTGGCCGAGATCGCGCAGATCAACGCCCCCGGCGGTTTCTCGCCGGTGGAGGCCTCGGCCGTGCACCGCACCCGCATCGGCGCGCAGCGCGCCCGCTTCGACCCGCGCGTCGCGGCACGCGTCGACCTCGGCATGTCGGTGAGTGCGGCCGACTACATCGTCATGCAGGACCGACGCCGCGACTGGATTGGCCGCGTCGAAGGCGCCATCGGGGACTTCGACGCGCTGCTGTGCCCCACGGTGCCGATCGTCGCGCCGGCCATCGAGGCACTGGCGACCGACGAGGCCTTCTTCAAGGCCAACGGCCTGTTGCTGCGCAACACCTTCGCCATCAACTTCCTCGACGGCTGTTCGTTCAGCCTGCCGTGCCAGCGCGAAGGCGAACTGCCGGTTGGCCTGATGCTGTCCTCGGTGCACGGCGATGACGCGCGATTGGCTGCAGTGGCGCTGGCGGTCGAAGCGGCCCTGCAGGCTGATTGA
- a CDS encoding DUF2848 domain-containing protein, which produces MSLTLSFACESVTADGTRATQLLSVVPRQLVIAGWTGRDAAAIEHHIEELEAIGVPRPSSVPLYYRVGAGLLTQSPTIEALGAQSSGEAEPMLFFAGGEWWLTVASDHTDRHVETYSVVVSKQMCAKPVATTAWRWRDVAGYQDELQLRSRILEDGQWIDYQQGTFASIRPLAALRDGIYQAEGGIEGRFMTCGTLGAIPNGKGEGIRPATEMELEIHDPRLKRSIVHRYAVQALEVVA; this is translated from the coding sequence ATGTCCCTGACCCTTTCCTTCGCCTGTGAATCCGTGACGGCCGACGGCACCCGTGCCACGCAGCTGCTGTCGGTGGTGCCGCGCCAGCTGGTCATCGCCGGCTGGACCGGCCGCGACGCCGCCGCCATCGAACACCACATCGAGGAGCTCGAAGCCATCGGCGTGCCGCGCCCGTCGAGCGTGCCGCTGTACTACCGCGTCGGTGCCGGCCTGCTCACGCAGTCGCCCACCATCGAGGCGCTCGGCGCGCAGAGCTCCGGCGAGGCCGAGCCGATGCTCTTCTTCGCCGGTGGCGAGTGGTGGCTGACGGTGGCCTCCGACCATACCGACCGCCATGTCGAAACCTACTCGGTGGTCGTCTCCAAGCAGATGTGCGCCAAGCCGGTGGCCACCACCGCCTGGCGCTGGCGCGACGTGGCCGGCTACCAGGACGAACTGCAGCTGCGCTCGCGCATCCTCGAAGACGGCCAGTGGATCGACTACCAGCAGGGCACCTTCGCCTCGATCCGCCCGCTGGCTGCCCTGCGCGACGGCATCTACCAGGCCGAGGGCGGCATCGAAGGCCGCTTCATGACCTGCGGCACGCTGGGCGCCATCCCCAACGGCAAGGGCGAAGGCATCCGCCCGGCCACCGAGATGGAACTGGAGATCCACGACCCGCGCTTGAAACGCAGCATCGTGCACCGCTACGCCGTGCAGGCGCTCGAGGTGGTCGCCTGA